In Methanothermobacter tenebrarum, the sequence CGACGGACAAGTACGAGGGGACATGATAAGCATCTTCGCGTCAAAAATCCCAGGGATGAAAGTCGACAATGGCACATCAAAGATAATAACAAGAATACTACCACCCCAGAACCCTATAGGCGCTCAAGACCTCAAATTCTCCCAGAAAATCATTAAAAGACTTGGAGGCGAACAAGAGATTAAGGGTATAATCACAGGCCCCAGCACACTAGTCTATTCATCAAGAATTGAGGGCTTCTATGATCCAGAAGATAAAAAAAGGGCTATAATGGACATGTCAGAAGCCCTAAAGAGAGAAGCATCATACCTTGAAGAGTCTGGAGCTTCTATGATACAAATTGACGAACCATTCCTGTCCACTGGTATCGTCGATATTAAAACGGCCAAAAAAGCAGTTAAAAGGATATCAAATGTTATAAGCGTGCCAGTAGCCCTACACGTTTGCGGGGATATAGAAGAAGTCTTCGAGGACCTTCTAAAGTTCAACGTGGAAATAATAGATTGTGAATTCGCAGGAACTCCCAAAAATTTAGAAATCATCAAAGACTTTGAAATAAAAGACAAGAAAATAG encodes:
- a CDS encoding methionine synthase encodes the protein MLTTVVGSYPSQPSKPRNWREKLLQILGSYDPYKNAIEIAVKDQLKAGIDIISDGQVRGDMISIFASKIPGMKVDNGTSKIITRILPPQNPIGAQDLKFSQKIIKRLGGEQEIKGIITGPSTLVYSSRIEGFYDPEDKKRAIMDMSEALKREASYLEESGASMIQIDEPFLSTGIVDIKTAKKAVKRISNVISVPVALHVCGDIEEVFEDLLKFNVEIIDCEFAGTPKNLEIIKDFEIKDKKIGFGCINTKSQKIETIQEIKKFIKKGIKIIGEEKIIIDPDCGMRKLPRNVAFSKLKNMVEAANALQDKSQ